In Nitrospira sp., one genomic interval encodes:
- a CDS encoding iron ABC transporter permease: protein MMPSLGHSTTPSTSTEPSCLSPETIPPAARSIDPRASLEGAVLTSARWWSVMGGLSLAALLSVVICVQVGTHFVGIGELWQVVASALVGLFREQEPLGTTGVILLEVRLPRVLLGFLTGLCLASVGVTLQALLRNPLADPYVLGVSSGAALGVALAVLLGIGTTLWSLSALPLFGFAGGLVALLVLYRMAATADRLPVHSILLAGVILNAIFSALIMFITSIMEPNRSFGMMAWLMGSLMAPASPSFLALSLYLLLGWVLLMKQVRALNLLAMGEEVARSLGVDTEGIKRRLFLLSALLTGAVVSVSGMIGFIGMVIPHAVRLVLGADHRLLLPASALVGGMFLMLADTAARTLFVPSEVPVGIITALAGGPFFIYLLVWRKDRLA, encoded by the coding sequence ATGATGCCCTCCCTCGGTCATTCCACTACCCCGAGCACCTCGACCGAGCCGAGCTGCCTCTCTCCGGAAACCATCCCGCCGGCTGCCCGTTCGATCGACCCCCGTGCCTCTCTTGAAGGAGCCGTTCTGACCTCTGCACGTTGGTGGAGCGTCATGGGCGGGCTTTCCCTGGCTGCCCTGTTATCGGTGGTGATCTGTGTTCAGGTCGGCACGCATTTCGTCGGGATCGGCGAACTGTGGCAGGTTGTCGCCAGCGCGCTGGTCGGGCTCTTTCGCGAACAGGAACCCTTGGGCACGACCGGCGTCATCTTGCTTGAGGTACGGTTGCCGCGCGTGTTGCTCGGATTCCTCACGGGGCTCTGCCTGGCATCCGTCGGCGTGACGCTCCAGGCGCTGCTCCGGAATCCCTTGGCGGATCCCTACGTGCTCGGCGTCTCCAGTGGTGCGGCCTTGGGGGTGGCCCTGGCGGTGCTGTTGGGAATCGGCACCACCCTCTGGTCCCTCTCCGCCTTGCCGCTCTTCGGCTTCGCGGGAGGGCTAGTGGCGTTGCTGGTCCTGTACCGAATGGCCGCGACGGCCGACCGGCTGCCGGTCCATTCGATCTTGCTGGCCGGGGTGATTTTGAACGCCATTTTCTCGGCGCTGATCATGTTCATTACCTCCATCATGGAGCCGAACCGATCGTTCGGGATGATGGCCTGGCTCATGGGGTCGCTCATGGCGCCGGCCTCCCCGAGCTTCCTGGCGCTGTCGCTCTACCTGCTGCTCGGGTGGGTCTTGCTCATGAAACAGGTGCGAGCGCTCAATCTGCTGGCCATGGGGGAGGAGGTGGCACGATCGTTGGGGGTGGATACGGAAGGCATCAAGCGCCGGCTCTTTTTGCTCTCCGCCCTGTTGACCGGGGCGGTCGTGTCGGTGAGCGGAATGATCGGCTTCATCGGGATGGTGATTCCCCACGCGGTGCGGTTGGTGCTTGGCGCAGACCACCGCCTGTTGTTGCCGGCGTCGGCCTTGGTCGGCGGCATGTTCTTGATGCTGGCCGATACGGCTGCGCGGACATTGTTCGTACCGTCGGAAGTGCCGGTCGGCATCATCACCGCCTTGGCCGGGGGGCCGTTTTTCATCTATCTCCTGGTCTGGCGAAAGGATCGCCTGGCATGA
- a CDS encoding ABC transporter ATP-binding protein encodes MRSPLRQDGQVTCEETRSRLAPAYEVCGLEFGYDQGRGRIGRLVLQDVALQVESGTMLGIVGPNGSGKTSLLRLLAKLAVPQQGTIRLFGRPLTEWSQEEAARHLAFVAQDQAQPFPFTVAETVLMGRFPHRRRSRWDLGFGWENQEDRAAATHAMATLDIAHLASRLITELSGGERQRTMIARALAQTTEVLLLDEPTAFLDLQHQLDICTVLRRLCDRLGLTVVIVSHDLNLASQYCDRIVMLRDGRVWAQGLPQEVFTVETLRGVYGCEVLIDVHPDSGLPRMTLPRYAGLPRQG; translated from the coding sequence ATGAGGTCGCCGTTGCGACAGGACGGCCAGGTGACTTGCGAAGAGACGCGCTCCCGTTTGGCGCCGGCTTATGAGGTGTGCGGCCTAGAGTTCGGCTACGACCAAGGCCGTGGCCGGATCGGCCGACTGGTGCTCCAGGACGTGGCGCTGCAGGTGGAATCCGGAACCATGCTCGGCATCGTGGGGCCGAACGGTTCGGGCAAAACGTCGCTGCTTCGGTTGCTGGCGAAGCTGGCCGTTCCGCAACAGGGGACCATCAGGCTGTTCGGGCGGCCACTCACCGAGTGGTCGCAGGAGGAGGCGGCGAGGCATCTAGCCTTCGTGGCGCAGGACCAGGCCCAACCCTTTCCCTTCACAGTGGCAGAAACCGTCTTGATGGGGCGGTTTCCCCATCGCCGGCGCAGCCGATGGGATCTCGGGTTCGGATGGGAGAACCAAGAGGACCGTGCGGCGGCGACGCACGCGATGGCGACCCTAGATATCGCCCATCTCGCCTCGCGCCTTATCACGGAGCTCTCCGGAGGAGAACGGCAGCGCACGATGATCGCCCGCGCCTTGGCGCAAACAACGGAGGTGTTGCTGCTGGATGAGCCGACCGCGTTTCTCGATCTCCAGCACCAGCTCGACATTTGTACGGTCTTGCGTCGGCTGTGCGACCGGCTGGGACTGACCGTCGTCATCGTCTCCCACGACCTGAACCTCGCCAGCCAGTATTGTGACCGGATCGTCATGTTGCGCGACGGGCGGGTGTGGGCACAGGGGCTCCCTCAGGAGGTGTTCACGGTCGAGACGTTGCGTGGTGTGTATGGCTGCGAAGTCTTGATCGATGTCCATCCAGACTCGGGCCTTCCGCGTATGACCTTGCCGCGATATGCGGGGTTGCCGAGACAGGGGTGA
- a CDS encoding TonB-dependent receptor: MSCRVRAWSVYVLLVCTVSCPPVWMSIASAEDPPEPEPVVHAEEVVVSATKTPVPVGQVTSAVEVISAQDMKRQNIRSVVDALRLAQGLAVFSNGGPGTEVTARIRGGGANQTLVLIDGAIVNSGTVGSYNFANLTTDNIERVEILRGSQSMLWGSDAMGGVINIVTKKGQGPFSATGFMEYGSFASMREGGTVSGKHGAVDYSLSLSRWDTSSFSAANYRRGATERDSYRNWQGSGRVGVDLPHDGRLDFTMRWMNSDVQLDNLSATAPNDVYGSKIRSQEYVFSGSYEQPITTWWTQKLTLARSQEASLFLPGTLQRSLVTGAFSTPFGDPNETRVLSNRLEWQHNVQVTKLLLLSAGYQFREQQGENDTGLTNRILSSHAGFAQAQFNLWDRLFATAGVRQDSYNVFGDATTYRLTGGYYHKETDTKLRAGYATGFRAPSMNELYFPNFGNPNLGPEKNQSLDVGIDQYALSKQLKLTGGFFWNRYRNLITTTFDPGFCAPFSTFGFCPQQIGEASTKGWEAGLSYTYSGDHPFLKGLVVQANYTHTMTRDLMTQTRLPRWPADQWSAAVSYQPIEPLWITLTGRYVGSRYNTTGDRQNLPAFDVWSLAVTYDVTKRLQAYLRADNLFNEKYEEITSGGTPIRSIFGGLRITFGEKA, from the coding sequence ATGTCGTGTCGTGTCAGGGCATGGTCCGTCTATGTGCTGTTGGTCTGTACTGTGAGTTGCCCGCCTGTGTGGATGTCCATCGCCTCCGCCGAAGACCCTCCGGAGCCTGAGCCCGTGGTGCATGCCGAAGAAGTCGTGGTCTCGGCCACAAAAACTCCGGTGCCGGTGGGCCAAGTGACCAGCGCCGTGGAGGTCATCAGCGCGCAGGACATGAAGCGACAGAACATCAGGAGCGTGGTCGACGCCCTTCGGCTGGCTCAAGGATTGGCGGTCTTTTCGAACGGCGGGCCAGGGACCGAAGTTACGGCTAGGATTCGCGGCGGCGGGGCGAATCAGACCCTCGTGCTGATCGACGGCGCGATCGTCAACAGCGGAACCGTGGGGAGTTATAACTTCGCCAACCTGACCACCGACAACATCGAGCGGGTCGAAATTCTCCGCGGGTCACAGAGTATGTTGTGGGGGTCGGACGCCATGGGTGGGGTCATCAACATCGTGACGAAGAAGGGCCAAGGACCGTTCTCGGCCACCGGATTCATGGAATACGGCTCCTTCGCGTCGATGCGCGAAGGGGGCACCGTGTCAGGAAAGCACGGCGCGGTGGATTACAGCCTCTCTCTCTCCCGCTGGGACACCTCCAGTTTCTCCGCGGCGAACTACCGACGCGGGGCCACGGAGCGGGATTCCTATCGTAACTGGCAAGGATCGGGGCGCGTGGGGGTGGATCTTCCGCACGACGGCCGCCTCGATTTCACCATGCGCTGGATGAACTCCGATGTGCAGTTGGACAATCTGTCGGCGACGGCACCCAATGACGTGTATGGCTCGAAGATTCGGAGTCAAGAATACGTCTTCAGTGGCAGTTATGAGCAGCCGATCACGACCTGGTGGACGCAGAAACTGACGCTCGCCCGCTCCCAAGAAGCCTCACTCTTTCTCCCCGGCACCTTGCAGCGCAGTCTCGTCACCGGCGCCTTCAGCACGCCGTTCGGCGACCCGAACGAAACCCGGGTCTTGTCGAATCGGCTCGAATGGCAGCACAACGTTCAGGTCACGAAGCTGTTGCTGCTGAGCGCGGGATACCAGTTTCGCGAACAGCAGGGTGAAAACGACACCGGTCTCACCAATCGCATCTTGAGTTCGCACGCCGGATTCGCGCAGGCCCAATTCAACCTCTGGGATCGCCTGTTCGCCACGGCCGGTGTTCGGCAGGACAGTTACAACGTCTTCGGCGACGCCACGACTTATCGCCTGACCGGCGGGTACTACCATAAAGAAACGGATACGAAACTGCGGGCTGGGTATGCCACCGGCTTTCGAGCGCCCAGCATGAACGAATTGTACTTCCCCAATTTCGGCAATCCGAATTTGGGGCCGGAAAAGAACCAAAGCCTGGATGTGGGGATCGACCAGTATGCCCTGTCGAAGCAATTGAAACTTACCGGAGGATTCTTCTGGAATCGCTACCGGAATCTCATCACCACGACCTTCGATCCCGGGTTTTGCGCGCCGTTCAGTACCTTTGGATTTTGTCCTCAGCAGATCGGCGAAGCTTCGACGAAGGGGTGGGAAGCCGGGCTCTCCTATACCTATTCCGGCGACCACCCCTTCCTCAAGGGGCTCGTGGTGCAGGCGAATTATACCCACACCATGACCCGCGACCTGATGACCCAGACCCGTCTGCCCCGCTGGCCCGCCGACCAGTGGAGCGCAGCGGTCAGTTACCAGCCTATCGAGCCGCTGTGGATCACGCTCACGGGCCGCTATGTGGGGTCGCGCTACAACACGACCGGTGACCGGCAGAACTTGCCGGCGTTCGATGTCTGGTCGCTGGCCGTCACCTACGATGTGACCAAGCGCCTGCAGGCCTATCTGCGGGCGGACAATCTCTTCAATGAAAAATACGAGGAGATCACCAGCGGCGGGACGCCGATCCGCTCCATTTTCGGCGGCCTTCGCATCACCTTCGGCGAGAAGGCGTGA
- a CDS encoding cobyrinate a,c-diamide synthase: MHCPRLVIAGTQSGVGKTTATLALLAALKARGLVVQPFKAGPDFIDPGHHRAATGRASRNLDGWMLGEAVNRSLFARASADADLSIIEGMMGLFDGSSSVHERGSTAELAKQLAAPVLLVIDGSAMARSAAAMASGYERFDPALQVRGVLFNRVRSEGHYRLLREAVQAETDLTVVGYLRPDEGVTIQDRHLGLRTAIEVGAGDLYDRLARSAADTIDLEQIETLARAAETFPETTLPVAPPRAHRQQVRVGVAYDPAFCFYYQDNLDSLEAAGATLVMFSPLRDAQVPDADLLYFGGGYPELYGEALAANGSLRRAVWSFARNGGAIYAECGGLMFLTEAIRDAAGRRHEMVGLFPAEAVMRSDGMTLGYRTVRVTGPCLLGSSGTQVRGHEFHYSRLAPTDELHYACTLSDAAGNPVGQDGLTRDNTLALYSHLHFGSHPEAVVHMLEASSRPRRTQVTIR; encoded by the coding sequence ATGCACTGTCCGCGTCTGGTCATTGCCGGCACCCAGAGCGGTGTCGGCAAAACTACGGCCACCCTCGCGCTCTTGGCAGCATTAAAGGCCAGAGGGCTGGTGGTCCAGCCCTTCAAAGCGGGGCCGGATTTTATCGATCCGGGGCACCATCGCGCCGCGACCGGCCGCGCATCGCGGAACCTGGACGGATGGATGTTAGGGGAAGCCGTCAATCGCTCCCTCTTTGCGCGCGCCTCAGCCGATGCAGACCTATCGATCATCGAAGGGATGATGGGGTTGTTCGACGGAAGTTCGTCGGTGCATGAACGGGGCAGCACGGCGGAATTGGCCAAACAATTGGCTGCGCCGGTCTTGCTGGTGATCGATGGGAGCGCCATGGCGCGGTCCGCCGCCGCCATGGCCTCGGGGTATGAGCGATTCGATCCCGCCCTGCAGGTGCGGGGAGTCCTGTTTAATCGCGTTCGCAGCGAGGGCCATTATCGGCTGCTGCGGGAGGCCGTGCAGGCGGAGACGGACCTCACGGTCGTAGGGTACCTGAGGCCGGACGAGGGCGTGACGATTCAGGATCGCCATCTCGGATTGCGAACCGCCATCGAGGTGGGGGCTGGTGATCTCTACGACCGGCTGGCGCGATCCGCAGCAGATACGATCGACTTGGAACAGATAGAAACCTTGGCTCGTGCCGCGGAGACCTTTCCGGAAACCACGCTGCCGGTTGCTCCACCGCGAGCGCACCGGCAACAGGTGCGAGTCGGCGTGGCCTACGATCCGGCCTTTTGTTTTTACTATCAGGACAACCTGGACTCGCTCGAAGCGGCGGGTGCTACGCTCGTGATGTTTTCACCATTGCGGGATGCCCAGGTGCCGGATGCTGACCTGTTGTATTTCGGCGGTGGGTATCCCGAACTCTACGGCGAGGCCTTGGCGGCCAATGGTTCCCTGCGTAGGGCAGTGTGGAGTTTTGCCCGAAACGGAGGCGCCATCTACGCCGAATGCGGCGGGTTGATGTTCTTGACGGAGGCGATTCGCGACGCTGCGGGGCGACGACATGAGATGGTGGGCTTGTTTCCGGCGGAAGCGGTGATGCGAAGCGATGGGATGACGTTGGGGTACCGGACGGTGCGGGTCACGGGGCCCTGTCTCTTGGGCTCTTCCGGAACACAGGTGCGCGGCCATGAGTTTCATTATTCGAGACTTGCGCCGACCGATGAACTGCACTATGCCTGTACCCTGTCAGATGCAGCAGGCAACCCTGTCGGGCAGGACGGCTTGACGAGGGACAATACCCTCGCGTTGTATAGTCACCTGCATTTCGGCAGCCATCCGGAGGCTGTCGTGCATATGCTGGAAGCGTCAAGTCGGCCACGTCGAACGCAGGTGACGATCAGGTAG
- the cobO gene encoding cob(I)yrinic acid a,c-diamide adenosyltransferase, with the protein MAAQDEHKAKMQRLKASVDRRIEAAQEEKGLLIVYTGAGKGKTTAALGMVLRCLGHGMKVAIVQFIKGAIDTAEERVLKSFGDRVAFLRMGEGYTWETQDRARDTDHAQAAWAKACEFMSDAGYAMVILDEFNIALHHNYVPLDEVLPHVRRRPPMQHVVITGRGAPAELIAAADLVTEMKQVKHPFRDGITAQAGVEF; encoded by the coding sequence ATGGCGGCGCAGGACGAACACAAGGCGAAGATGCAGCGATTGAAGGCTTCGGTGGATCGCCGAATCGAGGCGGCGCAGGAGGAGAAGGGTTTATTGATCGTCTACACCGGCGCGGGAAAGGGAAAAACCACCGCCGCCCTCGGGATGGTGCTTCGGTGCCTCGGCCACGGGATGAAGGTGGCGATCGTCCAGTTCATCAAGGGCGCCATCGACACGGCGGAGGAGCGTGTGCTGAAGTCGTTCGGCGACCGCGTGGCCTTCCTCCGCATGGGTGAAGGCTATACCTGGGAGACACAGGACCGGGCGCGCGATACGGACCATGCACAAGCGGCCTGGGCGAAGGCTTGTGAGTTCATGAGCGACGCCGGCTATGCGATGGTCATCCTGGATGAGTTCAACATCGCGCTGCATCACAACTATGTGCCTCTGGACGAGGTCCTTCCTCATGTGCGGCGGCGTCCGCCGATGCAGCATGTCGTCATCACCGGCAGAGGGGCGCCGGCTGAATTGATCGCCGCGGCAGATCTGGTGACTGAGATGAAGCAGGTGAAACACCCGTTCCGTGACGGTATCACGGCGCAGGCGGGAGTGGAGTTTTGA
- a CDS encoding cysteine-rich CWC family protein, whose amino-acid sequence MKGPVRKTCERCRQPFECGGYQCWCGTVGITERQMDWIAARYEDCLCPACLQLVADGVLGPVDISRSA is encoded by the coding sequence TTGAAGGGGCCGGTGCGCAAGACCTGCGAGCGTTGCCGGCAGCCCTTCGAGTGCGGCGGGTATCAATGTTGGTGCGGCACGGTCGGGATCACCGAACGGCAGATGGACTGGATTGCCGCTCGTTATGAAGATTGCCTTTGTCCCGCGTGCCTGCAGTTGGTGGCGGACGGGGTGCTCGGACCGGTGGATATAAGCCGCAGTGCGTAG
- a CDS encoding cob(I)yrinic acid a,c-diamide adenosyltransferase yields the protein MRITKVYTRTGDAGQTRLAGGQQVWKDSLRVEAYGTVDELNASVGLARAMNVEVGKDSVAAAQLEADLRWVQNKLFDVGSLLATAPGQTFPNMPTVTDRDVERLERIIDRCQEELEPLKEFILPGGGKVSATLHQARTICRRAERMCIRLSREESMSAELNKFLNRLSDALFVWARWVAKTQGEPEFLWQRDSKATEE from the coding sequence ATGCGAATTACCAAAGTCTATACGAGAACCGGCGACGCGGGGCAGACCAGGCTGGCGGGGGGACAGCAGGTGTGGAAAGACTCCCTGCGGGTCGAGGCCTATGGAACGGTGGATGAGTTGAATGCCTCCGTGGGATTGGCGCGAGCGATGAATGTCGAGGTCGGGAAGGACTCTGTTGCCGCAGCGCAGCTCGAAGCGGATCTACGGTGGGTGCAGAACAAGCTTTTCGATGTGGGGAGCCTTCTGGCGACGGCACCGGGACAGACCTTTCCCAACATGCCGACAGTGACGGATCGGGACGTCGAACGCCTTGAACGGATCATCGACCGCTGTCAGGAGGAACTGGAACCGCTGAAGGAATTCATCCTGCCCGGCGGGGGCAAGGTCTCGGCGACGCTCCACCAAGCCAGGACCATTTGCCGGCGGGCTGAACGGATGTGCATTCGTCTCTCGCGCGAGGAATCGATGTCGGCCGAACTCAATAAGTTTCTCAATCGCCTGAGCGATGCATTGTTCGTATGGGCGCGCTGGGTGGCGAAGACGCAGGGAGAGCCGGAATTCCTCTGGCAGCGCGACTCGAAGGCGACAGAGGAATGA
- the cobU gene encoding bifunctional adenosylcobinamide kinase/adenosylcobinamide-phosphate guanylyltransferase, with protein MKRSQRRRSRLILVLGGASSGKSQIALEQAGLGGPKAFVATGEALDDEMAERIARHRATRSAEWATAEVPRDLAGWFRSHGSRYRTIVVDCLTLWLSNLCGRRTGSMDPSPQVEDLLQAIRTTPARVLLVSNELGFGLVPATYRARAFRDLAGRVNQQIAAAADEVYVVIAGQSLRLK; from the coding sequence ATGAAGCGGTCGCAGCGGCGACGGTCGCGTCTCATCCTTGTGCTCGGAGGGGCCTCTTCGGGAAAGAGTCAGATCGCATTAGAGCAGGCCGGCCTCGGCGGACCGAAGGCCTTTGTGGCGACGGGAGAGGCCTTGGATGATGAAATGGCGGAACGGATTGCTCGGCATCGCGCCACCCGCTCTGCGGAATGGGCGACCGCTGAGGTGCCCCGGGATCTGGCCGGGTGGTTCCGTTCGCACGGGAGCCGTTACCGCACGATCGTTGTGGATTGTCTCACGCTGTGGTTGAGCAACCTGTGCGGCCGCCGCACCGGGTCGATGGACCCCAGCCCTCAGGTCGAGGATCTGCTGCAGGCCATCCGCACCACGCCGGCCAGGGTTCTGTTGGTGAGCAATGAACTGGGGTTTGGGCTGGTGCCGGCGACGTACCGAGCCCGCGCCTTTCGCGACTTGGCTGGACGGGTCAACCAACAGATTGCTGCGGCGGCAGACGAAGTCTACGTCGTAATTGCCGGTCAGTCGTTGAGACTCAAGTGA
- the cobT gene encoding nicotinate-nucleotide--dimethylbenzimidazole phosphoribosyltransferase, translating into MTLDEAITQIEPPDHHIAAQVQVRLDRLTKPRGSLGRLEEVAVRYATIIGEVLPKVPRGAVFTFAADHGVAIEGVSAYPREVTQQMVLNFLRGGAGVNVLARHTGVEVRVVDIGVAAEFRTIPQLIQQKVMPGTRNFLVEQAMSREQARRALEVGTMLALDAARDGIGLIGTGEMGIGNTTASAAITTLLTGRPVAEVTGRGTGIDDTTHQHKVSVIRRALDRHRPDPTDALDVLAKVGGLEIAGLAGLMLGAAARRIPVVLDGFIAGAAALIAVALQPHCREYLIASHRSVEPGHQAVLEQLRLRPLLDLDLRLGEGTGACLGMGLVQAAVKVLTEMATFDEAGVSDRG; encoded by the coding sequence ATGACATTGGACGAAGCGATCACGCAGATCGAGCCCCCAGACCACCACATAGCCGCACAGGTCCAGGTGCGCCTGGATCGGTTGACGAAACCCCGTGGCAGCCTCGGACGGCTCGAAGAGGTGGCCGTTCGGTATGCCACCATAATCGGCGAGGTGCTGCCGAAGGTGCCGCGTGGGGCCGTCTTCACCTTCGCGGCAGACCATGGTGTGGCGATCGAAGGTGTCAGCGCCTACCCGCGCGAGGTGACACAACAAATGGTCTTGAATTTTCTCCGTGGAGGCGCCGGGGTCAACGTCTTGGCCCGCCATACGGGTGTCGAAGTGCGGGTGGTGGATATCGGGGTAGCGGCGGAGTTCAGGACAATACCGCAGCTCATCCAGCAGAAGGTGATGCCGGGGACCAGGAATTTCCTCGTGGAGCAGGCCATGAGCCGCGAACAAGCCCGGCGTGCGCTGGAAGTCGGTACGATGCTGGCGCTCGACGCGGCGCGTGACGGCATCGGCCTGATCGGGACCGGAGAGATGGGCATCGGCAACACCACCGCCAGTGCGGCAATCACCACGCTGTTGACGGGACGGCCGGTCGCCGAGGTGACGGGGCGGGGGACAGGGATCGATGACACGACCCATCAGCACAAGGTGTCCGTCATTCGACGGGCCCTCGATCGGCACCGTCCGGACCCGACCGATGCCCTCGATGTACTGGCCAAGGTCGGGGGATTGGAAATCGCCGGGCTGGCCGGGCTCATGCTCGGTGCGGCGGCACGGCGGATACCGGTGGTCCTGGATGGATTCATCGCCGGAGCCGCCGCCTTGATTGCGGTCGCTCTCCAGCCCCATTGTCGGGAATACCTGATTGCTTCGCATCGCTCGGTGGAGCCGGGGCACCAGGCCGTTTTGGAACAGCTTCGTCTCCGACCTCTCTTGGACCTCGATCTACGGCTTGGTGAAGGGACAGGTGCCTGCCTCGGCATGGGCCTCGTGCAGGCCGCGGTGAAAGTTCTCACGGAGATGGCTACCTTCGACGAGGCGGGGGTTTCCGACCGTGGCTGA
- a CDS encoding adenosylcobinamide-GDP ribazoletransferase, producing MAESAGVARPFVFAWHFLTAIPLSRVHHDPTAAELASSMAWYSTVGLLIGGLLVAVDQGLSLLFAPVVANALLIVLLVLVTRGLHQDGLADTLDGLAGGKTPEDRLRIMRDPRVGALGATGLFLSLLLRYAALMALPQPIWVPMLFCAPALGRWAMVTLALSMPYARSGGGLAAPFLQHLSLSHVLWSSLVLALALAAGLGFPIALATVTVGLALLGLLRQTFLRWFGGVTGDLLGATNEVVEILFLLLVPLMVPVR from the coding sequence GTGGCTGAATCGGCCGGTGTGGCCAGGCCCTTCGTGTTTGCCTGGCATTTCCTGACGGCCATCCCGCTGAGTCGGGTTCATCATGATCCGACGGCTGCGGAGTTGGCTTCGTCCATGGCTTGGTATTCCACCGTCGGCCTCCTCATCGGCGGATTGTTGGTGGCGGTCGATCAGGGGCTAAGCCTGCTGTTCGCGCCGGTGGTCGCCAATGCGCTGTTGATCGTCTTGCTGGTCCTCGTCACACGCGGCTTGCACCAAGATGGATTGGCGGACACCCTGGATGGGCTGGCCGGAGGAAAGACGCCGGAGGACCGATTGCGGATCATGCGCGATCCGCGGGTGGGGGCGCTTGGAGCGACAGGCCTCTTCCTGTCGCTGCTGTTGCGCTACGCGGCTTTGATGGCCTTGCCCCAGCCCATTTGGGTCCCGATGTTGTTTTGCGCGCCGGCGTTAGGTCGCTGGGCGATGGTGACGCTGGCCCTGTCCATGCCCTATGCCCGAAGCGGCGGAGGATTGGCTGCCCCTTTTCTTCAGCACCTGTCGCTGTCCCATGTGTTGTGGTCATCCCTGGTCTTGGCGCTCGCGCTGGCGGCGGGACTTGGTTTTCCCATCGCGCTGGCGACCGTGACGGTGGGGCTGGCGTTGCTGGGCCTCCTACGACAGACTTTCTTGAGGTGGTTCGGCGGGGTGACGGGGGATTTGCTGGGCGCCACCAACGAAGTGGTCGAAATTCTGTTTCTCCTTCTGGTTCCGCTGATGGTGCCGGTGCGATGA
- the cobD gene encoding cobalamin biosynthesis protein CobD: MTGNELLAAAALDALVGDPRWLPHPVRAMGAVITWIDGRVRTICTTDDALRLAGVALAVTLPVGSYLAASSVIQLAGSWSPSSAEAMTILLAATTLAGRDLLDHARAVSRALGQGDLLLAREAVARIVGRDSAQLNESEIVRATVETVAESTADGIIAPIVYLTLGGVPLALAYKAVNTLDSMIGHRDARYEHFGWASAKLDDVMNWVPARLAGTFIALAAGFATGRWERVRDSWYCLHRDGDKHPSPNSGQPEAAMAGALGVQLGGVNHYDGVPHERPFLGEGRAVLQPGDIDEALRIMVGAWALGVGFALLSLWL; encoded by the coding sequence ATGACGGGGAATGAGTTGCTGGCGGCGGCTGCACTCGATGCGCTGGTGGGGGATCCGCGTTGGTTGCCGCATCCGGTTCGCGCAATGGGCGCCGTCATCACCTGGATCGATGGTCGCGTCAGGACCATCTGTACGACCGACGACGCGTTGCGACTGGCCGGTGTAGCCCTCGCGGTGACGCTGCCCGTTGGTTCTTATCTGGCTGCGTCGTCCGTGATTCAACTGGCCGGTTCATGGTCGCCGTCATCGGCGGAAGCGATGACGATCCTGCTGGCGGCGACGACCCTTGCAGGTCGTGATCTCCTTGACCACGCGCGAGCGGTCAGCCGAGCCTTGGGGCAGGGCGATCTCCTCCTGGCGCGGGAGGCGGTCGCGCGGATCGTTGGGCGGGACAGTGCCCAATTGAATGAGTCGGAGATCGTCCGTGCCACCGTGGAAACCGTAGCGGAAAGTACGGCGGACGGCATCATCGCGCCCATTGTCTATCTCACCCTCGGTGGTGTACCCCTCGCGCTGGCCTACAAGGCGGTCAACACGCTCGATTCGATGATCGGTCATCGCGATGCGCGATACGAGCATTTCGGTTGGGCGTCGGCCAAGCTCGATGATGTGATGAACTGGGTTCCCGCCCGCTTGGCCGGCACCTTCATCGCCCTGGCCGCCGGGTTCGCCACCGGTCGGTGGGAGCGGGTGAGGGACAGCTGGTACTGCCTCCATCGTGACGGAGACAAACATCCGAGTCCGAACAGCGGACAGCCTGAGGCCGCCATGGCCGGTGCGTTGGGCGTACAGCTAGGTGGGGTGAATCATTATGACGGTGTCCCGCATGAGCGTCCCTTCCTCGGAGAGGGGCGGGCGGTGTTGCAGCCGGGAGATATCGACGAAGCCCTGCGCATCATGGTGGGCGCCTGGGCGTTAGGGGTGGGCTTCGCGCTCTTGTCTTTGTGGCTGTGA